Proteins from a single region of Segatella copri:
- a CDS encoding ATP-dependent Clp protease ATP-binding subunit yields MINPFSHIQDILNRSSKEAARTLGREISVEHLMLSLISQNDSDVNKLLKGADISPMAFSGVLNSKLEKRVEETPADNVKENSHIPFSQITDSIIRDSIREANNYEHSKIVEPRHLLLAILRNDKNPVANWLSQLGLSYDRAIEMLYPTDKDDEQKTEEPKDFKMEPQTPDSETPDAGRQEEAENLEMAGGIETEDDYNEQNDMMETDEEPFDMEKDQNPMRLSTRSNGTPRKKSSTPTIDKFSFDLTKAAADGKLDPVVGREKEIQRVLEILGRRKKNNPVLIGEPGVGKSAIVEGLAQLINNQETSPMFFNKRLVSLDLTAIVAGTKFRGQFEERIKNVIKELEDHPEIIIFIDEIHTMIGAGSGEGSMDAANILKPALARGIIQCIGATTLDEYRKSIEKDGALERRFQKVIVEPTTREETLLILHNIKEHYEKHHCVRYTDEALETCVKLTERYITDRHFPDKAIDVIDEVGSRVHINNASVPAPYIKLEKELKKIISKKQQAVANQNFEMAASCRDAQTKIEKEIEDMKAQWQQGEIGEYVEVTAEDIANVISMMTGVPAQRMAEGESKRLKELEHNLKHKVIAQDNAINKMVKTILRNRVGLRDPNHPIGVFMFLGPTGVGKTYLAQKLAEEMFGSKDSLIRIDMSEFSESFNASRLVGAPPGYVGYNEGGQLTEKVRRKPYSIVLLDEIEKANSKVFNLLLQVLDEGRLTDGNGRLIDFRNTIIIMTSNAGTRQLKDFGRGVGFTSAGIKGGLAMDEKDKEYARSIVQKSLSKQFAPEFLNRLDDIITFDQLDLNAIKRIIDLDLEGLVKRIEDLGFHFQITEKAKEMVAKKGYDVQFGARPLRRAIQTYIEDSVCEMLLDGTMKPGDTISVGKNSKKEELTFKKL; encoded by the coding sequence ATGATAAATCCGTTTTCACATATACAGGACATACTGAACAGAAGTAGCAAAGAAGCAGCACGCACCTTGGGAAGAGAAATCAGCGTGGAGCATCTGATGCTGAGTCTGATTAGCCAGAACGACAGCGATGTCAACAAGCTCCTGAAGGGCGCAGACATCAGTCCGATGGCTTTCAGCGGAGTCCTTAACAGCAAACTGGAAAAGCGTGTGGAAGAAACTCCTGCCGATAACGTGAAGGAGAACAGCCACATCCCATTCAGCCAGATAACAGACAGCATTATCAGAGACTCTATCCGCGAGGCAAACAACTACGAGCACTCCAAAATTGTAGAGCCAAGACATCTGCTACTTGCCATCTTGAGAAATGACAAGAACCCTGTAGCCAACTGGCTGAGTCAACTGGGTTTAAGCTACGACCGTGCCATCGAAATGCTCTACCCTACTGACAAGGATGATGAGCAGAAGACAGAAGAGCCGAAGGATTTCAAAATGGAACCACAAACACCAGATTCAGAAACCCCTGATGCTGGCAGGCAGGAAGAAGCAGAGAACCTGGAGATGGCTGGTGGAATAGAAACAGAAGATGACTACAACGAGCAGAACGACATGATGGAAACTGACGAAGAGCCATTCGATATGGAAAAGGATCAGAACCCGATGAGACTGTCTACCCGTTCAAATGGAACTCCGCGCAAAAAGAGCAGCACCCCTACCATCGACAAATTCAGTTTCGACCTGACCAAGGCTGCAGCCGATGGAAAACTGGATCCTGTCGTGGGCAGAGAGAAGGAGATTCAGCGCGTGCTCGAGATTCTGGGTCGCAGAAAGAAGAACAACCCAGTATTAATAGGTGAACCGGGCGTAGGAAAGAGTGCCATCGTAGAAGGACTGGCACAGCTCATCAACAACCAGGAAACATCGCCTATGTTCTTCAACAAGCGTCTGGTTAGTCTCGACCTGACTGCCATCGTTGCAGGAACCAAATTCCGCGGACAGTTTGAAGAGCGCATCAAGAATGTCATCAAGGAACTGGAGGACCATCCGGAGATCATCATCTTCATAGATGAAATTCACACCATGATAGGCGCCGGTTCCGGCGAAGGAAGCATGGATGCCGCCAACATTCTGAAACCAGCCCTGGCAAGAGGTATCATCCAGTGTATCGGTGCCACCACACTCGATGAGTATCGTAAGAGCATTGAGAAGGACGGAGCCTTGGAGCGCCGTTTCCAGAAGGTTATCGTTGAACCGACTACACGCGAAGAGACCCTGCTGATACTGCACAACATCAAGGAACATTACGAGAAGCATCACTGTGTGAGATATACAGACGAGGCTCTCGAGACATGTGTCAAACTGACAGAGCGCTATATCACCGACCGCCACTTCCCAGACAAGGCTATCGACGTGATAGATGAAGTCGGCTCGCGCGTACATATTAATAATGCAAGTGTTCCAGCTCCATATATCAAGCTGGAAAAAGAACTGAAAAAGATAATCAGCAAGAAGCAGCAGGCTGTAGCAAACCAGAACTTCGAGATGGCAGCCTCATGCAGAGATGCCCAGACCAAGATTGAGAAAGAGATTGAGGACATGAAGGCGCAATGGCAGCAGGGAGAGATTGGCGAATATGTTGAGGTGACAGCCGAAGACATTGCCAACGTTATCAGCATGATGACCGGCGTACCGGCCCAACGCATGGCAGAGGGTGAAAGCAAACGTCTGAAAGAGCTGGAACACAACCTGAAGCACAAGGTGATTGCTCAGGATAATGCCATCAACAAGATGGTAAAGACCATTCTGAGGAACCGTGTAGGCTTGCGCGACCCTAACCATCCTATTGGCGTATTCATGTTCCTGGGTCCTACAGGTGTAGGTAAGACCTATCTTGCCCAGAAACTTGCCGAGGAAATGTTTGGTTCGAAAGATTCACTCATCAGAATAGACATGAGCGAATTCTCCGAGAGTTTCAACGCCTCACGTCTGGTAGGTGCACCTCCAGGATACGTAGGCTATAACGAAGGTGGACAGCTGACCGAAAAGGTACGCCGCAAACCATACAGCATCGTATTGCTCGACGAAATCGAGAAAGCCAACAGCAAGGTATTCAACCTGCTCTTACAGGTACTCGACGAAGGCAGACTTACCGATGGCAACGGCCGACTTATCGACTTCCGCAACACCATCATCATCATGACCTCTAATGCAGGAACCCGCCAGCTGAAAGATTTCGGCAGAGGCGTCGGCTTTACTTCTGCAGGTATAAAAGGCGGATTGGCGATGGATGAGAAAGACAAGGAGTATGCCCGCAGCATCGTCCAGAAGAGTCTGAGCAAGCAGTTTGCTCCAGAGTTTCTGAACCGTCTCGATGACATCATCACCTTCGACCAGCTGGATCTCAATGCCATCAAGCGCATTATTGACCTCGACCTGGAAGGACTGGTCAAGAGAATAGAAGACTTGGGATTCCATTTCCAGATTACCGAAAAGGCAAAGGAGATGGTAGCCAAGAAGGGATACGATGTGCAGTTTGGTGCCCGCCCACTCCGCCGCGCCATCCAGACCTACATCGAAGATTCCGTTTGCGAGATGTTACTCGATGGCACAATGAAGCCAGGCGACACCATCTCGGTAGGCAAAAATTCGAAAAAAGAAGAATTGACATTCAAGAAACTATAA